The DNA sequence TCACTATACATccaaatttgatgaaatatttcaaGGCTAATTACCAATTAATCTGGCTGTCAAAGATTCCAAATCTTCTAATGTTTCGGGCTCATCATATTCAACGAAGCCATCATTTGTATTCTTACTCTTGTTATCATCCTCGAACCATTTAGGTTTCTTAGACACCGGTTCTTCAACATCGGAACCGTTATCATACTGCATGTCTCTTTCCAAATCTGGTGTAGCCAAAGTCACTACTGCTGGCTCATGGtcatattcttcttcttcctcttcttcctctctcattcttctttcaatttcttttctttttctcttcttttcttgtctCTTTTGTCTTTCAACCTCTTTATCAGTAATATCTGATATTTTCATAGTTTCCCTTTCTTTATTTACAAATTCCTCCTTTTGTTTCTTAGCATCACCAGCTTTAATGAAATCATTTTCGTCTTCCAACTCATAAATAGCGTGTGCAACACCATCATCgtcaaatttcaattttgtaGGATTCCCCTTCGATGCAAGCGTAGCCTTTCTTGAAAGAGCTTTCTTGGCTTGTCTTTTGGATACTGGTATTGTCAAATCGAAAAGTTCATcttcttttaattcatGGTCTTTCCTCTTTACTGTCATGAAATCCTCTTCTTCACTGTCGCCATCACTATCCACTTTGTTACCAGTcatattcaaataatggTCAGACAAAATGGTTtgattctttctttcaaacATTCTATCATACTTGGTTCTAACTTTTTCATTCTCAGTTTGAACTTCCCCATCAGCGTCTGTTTTTGCTAATGCTATCAATTTTCTTGACgcatttttcttttctttgtttgattCACCTCCTTTAATTTTGATCCTTGGTGCACCAGGTAATCCCAACGAAGCAGCATAAGATTCTGCTGGTAGTTCCTCCACTTTGAAAACATCCTTGTCCTTTTGTATATGTACAGATTTGAAATAAGCAATAAAAGCTCTTTGACCCAAATTCTTCATAACAGGATCCTTGAAACACAATGATTGCAATTGTGGCcttattgatttttttgatttttgtttaatgtTCATCAATTTCGGTTCAATCTTGTGGATCTTCAATCTCTTTAACAtaccttcttcttccagAGGTAATAGCATCAACAAGGATTTACCTTTTCTACCAAAACGAGCAGAACGACCAACTCGATGCACATATGTTGCGGCATCTTCAGGGCAATCAACCTGAACAACCCAATCAATAGCTGGGAAATCCAACCCTCGAGCCACTATATCTGTTGCAAATAAACATGCATGCTGGGCTTGAGAAAATTTCATGGTTGTTTCCAAACGTGATGTTTGTTTATGGCGACCatataatttcattaatgatATCCCCGGTTGCAACGTACGAAACGTTTCATAAGTATATTGGACTTGCTTggaagatgaaaaaaacACCAAGATTTTGCTTTTCAAATGTGATTTGATAAATGACCACAATAcatccaatttttcatctaATGGCACTTTTACATAATACTGTTCTAATGATTCTGGAGTTGCTGATACTTCTTGGTCTGAAGATACACCAATCTTGTTTGGATTGGTCAACGACAATCTGGCCAAATCATTAACACTCTCAGACTGAGTTGCTGAAAATAACAATGTTTGTCTTGTAGTTGGTAAATGACCTAAAATATtgtcaatttgttttttgaaACCCATATCTAGGCATCGATCTGCTTCATCTAAAACCAATACCTGTAAATTTGATGTTTCCATCCCAACTGCTTCATTCAAATGTTGTGAAATTCTGCCCGGAGTACCTaccaaaatattcattCTTGAAACCCtctctttttcaaattggacATCTTTCCCACCAGTCACCAAACCTGCAGAAAAGGAATTATATTTACCAATTTTAGTCAAAACTTCAAAAATCTGTACTGCCAATTCTCTCGTTGGTGACACAATTAATGCAGCTAGCCCATCATACTCAGTAATTTTGTTTCGTATCAATGACTCTATCACAGGAATTAAAAATGCCAATGTTTTACCTGATCCAGTACGTGCTGTTCCCATTAAGTCTTCACCTTTCAAAGCCACTGGAAtggttttcttttgaatATCAGTTAACGACACAAAAGTTGCTTCTTTTAACCCTTTTAAAGTATTCTCAGTGATAGGGAGATCACTGAATTGAGATATGGATGCTTCATCTGTTTTCGGATTATAATTGTTAATTCTCTCTTGTAATTTTgccaattcttcttcttctttcaaacGGTTGACTTTTCTGActgattttttaaatacTTTCTTTCCCTTTTTAAGATTCTTGGCCATTATTTTGATAGGAGTTTTGAAATAAGTAAAGATAAAATCCAAAGGATGATAATtctagaaagaaaaaaaaaaaaaaaaatcctaCAATCTCATCTCTGCTTATACTtttgaaagagaaaaaaaaaaaataaacctaTATGCAGTTTGTGGATTTGTCACACACTCAGCCAATATTACCGCGAATACAGGCTGATAGGATCAAGTGCGACATCTAGATAATTACTCAACATCTTACAAATGATGGACAATGACTATAAGTAATTATCTACGATATTTTAGGGTAACAGAAATTTAGTGTAAGTGTAATACTAATTGGTGGACACACATCCGTTCTATATTGCACATAAACTACATTAtttaagaaaaatatttagaaatagtaaaagaattattttatattatatagGTTTAATTAGAGAAATGAAAGTACTATATACTTGAGTACATTTTAGATGAATACCATCGCTGGTAAAAGGGGTTAAATGTGTAACCATTCATTAAAAATGGTTCAACCGTAGTTAGAGGAATTGAACACTAATGGAAATCCCTATAAAAATTACTATGTTATAAATTAGTTTAAGTTAACTGCTGACCGTATGCGCTGAGAAGTGCTACGTCAGGACAGGATTAAAAGGACATACGAGAGAAGTATCTATCGCATAAACCATACAAATGATGTTTCTATTACCTACATGTACTTTTTATTTCAGTTATAATTTATAGGCATTttctaaaattaaatttggtTGTTGACACTAAAAGTTCAAAATCTTTGAATATTGTAAACAAAGATCACCATATTTATCTAAATTCTTATTATCTAATACATCACAACAAAGGCTTCCTTCTGGAAACCCATacttttcaacaattttgtTAAAATGCTCTTTAAAGCcattatgattattaatatcacATAAACTGTTACTCATCTCAATTTGTATCAACAACCCACGAAAATTACCATGCAAAAAAACATTTGACGTTCTAATACACAAATTCCcattttccaattcataTATTTGACCTCCATCTCCTTTGATCAATTGTCGTTGTGTCCATAGACTTTGCAATTTGGCACCTATAAATGTATCAAATTTGTCATTTAATCCTGTAGTAGCACCCCTGCGTAAGTGATCATTTGGTATACTCAAATCACTTGGATGTCCTAGCTCGCTTAactcttcttcaattgaattggtAAATACTCCTGCTGATTTGCCATTGATTAATGTAATTGTAGAATCGCGTAAATAGGAAGGTGATAACgtgaaaagaaatttggATTCCGGTGCTTGTTCATGGGTGTTCACTAGTTCTTGTGGAATCgaatattgattattcctaaaaattttaaaattaaaattccATTTTCCTTTGGCGGTAGGCAATtcatttgatatttgatCGTGGAATTGTGTTATTGTCTCTAGGTTGGCTTTTTGAACTAAAAGAACTCtaacaagaaaaattaagGATTGTTAGTATTGAATTATGTTTGCTTTTCAAGAATGTAAAACATCACATACGCTGTTACCATATTCATATATAATTTGAAGggtataatatataaaggGTTGTGGATCTGCTAAGAAGTATTCACTCTTGTTTTCAACATTAATGAAcaagaaaccaaaaattgAGTAATACTGCACGACACCAATCTCTTCTCCTGCCATCGAAAagttaacaaaaaaaaaaaattgttctGTAATGCATTTACTGTAGAGTTAGTTTATATTCAATGAGAAACTAGTTAAACGTCTAATTAACACTACAATGACGAGCCTGGAAATAACTCAGGAGGCTATATTTATTGGCgccaataaacaaaattttgTCTCGGACTATAATCCTGCTAATAACATTATTGCATTTGGTGCTGCAAATACAGTTGCACTTTGGAACCCATTGAGCAAAAATCATAATGGTGTATATCATACATTAAAGAAACACGAGAACGAAGTTACTGGTGTTAAATTTATTCCCAATAGTCCTTATTTGGTGTCTATTGGGGAAGACCATGTCATAAATGTATGGAGAGAAAAGGGAAAAGTGTACGAGTTTGTCCAATCTTTGCAAGATCACACCCATTCAGTTACTTGTATTGCTGtgataaatgaaaatatctTTATAACAGGTGGTTCAGATCACAATATAATTATCTGGTTGTTTAACGAAGAAAAGCAACAGTTTGAATATGGGGATAAATTTCAAGTAAAATCAAACTACTTCCCATTAGCTTTGGCACTTCAAGATATTGACGCTGATAACTATTTAATTGCTATTGGTGGtaccaataacaatatatacatttacacttttgaattcaaaaatggCAAAGTATCTGCATTGGAGAAAAAGGCTGAATTGACTGGTCATGAAGATTGGATAAAATGTCTTCAATTTGTTACAGAAGAACCTCATAAAAACTATATATTAGCTAGTGGATCTCAAGACAGATATGTTCGTTTATGGAGATTGAAGCTCAAcgatttaattgatgattctgATGAGGATCCAACAAaattggtgttgttgtcaAATAAGCAGTATAAGTTTGAGTTGGCAAATGGATCAAGGGCAGCATTTAGTTTTGAAGCCTTGATCATGGGACATGATGATTGGATAAGTGGGTTACAGTGGCATCCTTCTTGTAAAAATATAGGACAAGAACACAAATTGCAGTTGTTGACCTGTACAGCAGATACTGCTTTAATGATCTGGGAAATGGATCCTGATTCAGGGATCTGGGTTTGTGTTAGTAGATTGGGTGAAATGTCTGTAAAGGGTGCTTCTACTGCAACTGGTGCATCTGGTGGATTTTGGTCTTGTTTGTGGTTTATTGATCCTTCTACAAATGAACACTATGTTTTGGCAAGTGGTAAAACTGGGTCTTTCAGAGTTTACAAATCTGATGCAAACGGCCAATCATTTGAAAGTGTCTTAGGTATAACCGGGGCAGTGAGAGACGTTAATGACATAAAGTGGTCTGTTAATGGCGATTATTTCACTGCTACATCTTTGGATCAAACAACGAGACTTTATGCACCATGGAAAAGAGAAGGCATTGAATCTTGGCACGAGTTTGCAAGACCTCAGATTCACGGATATGATATGATATGTTATGACAACATTTCACCAACGAAATTTGTTTCCGGAGGGGATGAAAAAATATTGCGTGTCTTTGAGATGACGAAATCCATTAGTAAATTATTACAGAATTTATGTGGAACACAGATAGTAGAGGAGAACGACCAATTGCCAATAACTGCTTCTTTGCCAGTTTTGGGATTATCAAACAAAGCtgaaaatcaaatagaGCAAGGAGATCAACAAGACgttgataatgaagataataCACCTGAAGCTGCTGAGGATGTTTTGGCTTCGCTTAGTCTGCCCCCAGTCGAGGAATACTTGCAAAGATATACGTTGTTCCCTGAATTGGAGAAATTGTATGGTCATGGTTATGAGATTAGCTGCTGTGCCACGTCTCCAAATGGTAATTTGATTGCTTCTGCGTGTAAATCAAATAGTGCCAAACATGCTGTGATCAGAGTGTTTAATGTTGCCCaagattatcaacaaaGCCAGCAAGTTTTACTGGGACATAACTTGACAATTTCAAGTCTTGAATTTTCACCAGATggtaaatatttattggCAGTGTCAAGAGACAGACAGTTTAGTTTATGGGAGGTGGTTAACGAGCAATCTGCCAGTTTCAAACTTGTAGAATTGAATCCAAAGGCACACGCAAGAATATTATGGGATTGTTCATGGCTACCAGTTGGTGATTCTTTCACAACTGTATCCAGAGATAAGCAAATAAAGTTATGGAAAGTATCTAACGACAAAGTTGAAATGATGGCTTCTactaaattaaatgatgcGGTCACATCTGTATCGGTTTACAAAGGAAGCCTTTTTAACAACCAAGCCATTGTTGCTGTAGGATTAGAAGATGGAGGAATTTCTATTTTTGCTGTTGATGCCGCCAACCCTGAATTCAAACTAATCTCAATACTTGATAAAGAACTTACCCCTTCAAATAGAATCGAGAAATTAAGCTTTAGCAACAAACTTCATAATGGAAAATTGCTTTTGGGTGTTGGGAGCAAAGATACTTCTGCTCGTTTATATAGCATTGATCTGacaatatttatatagATATCTATCTAAAATGAATAGACCttgtatttatatttttatatagAAGTTGATAGATTTTGAAGTTGTGTGTAGTGTGTTAGAAGTTCAGAAAGTTGAATAAATGGCTAAATCATGCTTTTGATCAAACGACACTACCTTGATTCACTCATACGAAAACTAAGCGAACAGGACG is a window from the Candida dubliniensis CD36 chromosome 4, complete sequence genome containing:
- the DBP4 gene encoding ATP-dependent RNA helicase, putative (Similar to S. cerevisiae HCA4 (DBP4);~no experimental evidence for gene function in Candida; in S. cerevisiae, putative nucleolar DEAD box RNA helicase; high-copy number suppression of a U14 snoRNA processing mutant suggests an involvement in 18S rRNA synthesis); translation: MAKNLKKGKKVFKKSVRKVNRLKEEEELAKLQERINNYNPKTDEASISQFSDLPITENTLKGLKEATFVSLTDIQKKTIPVALKGEDLMGTARTGSGKTLAFLIPVIESLIRNKITEYDGLAALIVSPTRELAVQIFEVLTKIGKYNSFSAGLVTGGKDVQFEKERVSRMNILVGTPGRISQHLNEAVGMETSNLQVLVLDEADRCLDMGFKKQIDNILGHLPTTRQTLLFSATQSESVNDLARLSLTNPNKIGVSSDQEVSATPESLEQYYVKVPLDEKLDVLWSFIKSHLKSKILVFFSSSKQVQYTYETFRTLQPGISLMKLYGRHKQTSRLETTMKFSQAQHACLFATDIVARGLDFPAIDWVVQVDCPEDAATYVHRVGRSARFGRKGKSLLMLLPSEEEGMLKRLKIHKIEPKLMNIKQKSKKSIRPQLQSLCFKDPVMKNLGQRAFIAYFKSVHIQKDKDVFKVEELPAESYAASLGLPGAPRIKIKGGESNKEKKNASRKLIALAKTDADGEVQTENEKVRTKYDRMFERKNQTILSDHYLNMTGNKVDSDGDSEEEDFMTVKRKDHELKEDELFDLTIPVSKRQAKKALSRKATLASKGNPTKLKFDDDGVAHAIYELEDENDFIKAGDAKKQKEEFVNKERETMKISDITDKEVERQKRQEKKRKRKEIERRMREEEEEEEEYDHEPAVVTLATPDLERDMQYDNGSDVEEPVSKKPKWFEDDNKSKNTNDGFVEYDEPETLEDLESLTARLIGN
- a CDS encoding general transcription factor, putative (Similar to S. cerevisiae SRB2;~spliced gene;~In S. cerevisiae: associates with core polymerase subunits to form the RNA polymerase II holoenzyme; general transcription factor involved in telomere maintenance), producing MNMVTAVLLVQKANLETITQFHDQISNELPTAKGKWNFNFKIFRNNQYSIPQELVNTHEQAPESKFLFTLSPSYLRDSTITLINGKSAGVFTNSIEEELSELGHPSDLSIPNDHLRRGATTGLNDKFDTFIGAKLQSLWTQRQLIKGDGGQIYELENGNLCIRTSNVFLHGNFRGLLIQIEMSNSLCDINNHNGFKEHFNKIVEKYGFPEGSLCCDVLDNKNLDKYGDLCLQYSKILNF
- a CDS encoding RNA polymerase II Elongator subunit, putative (Similar to S. cerevisiae ELP2;~In S. cerevisiae: required for modification of wobble nucleosides in tRNA), producing MTSSEITQEAIFIGANKQNFVSDYNPANNIIAFGAANTVALWNPLSKNHNGVYHTLKKHENEVTGVKFIPNSPYLVSIGEDHVINVWREKGKVYEFVQSLQDHTHSVTCIAVINENIFITGGSDHNIIIWLFNEEKQQFEYGDKFQVKSNYFPLALALQDIDADNYLIAIGGTNNNIYIYTFEFKNGKVSALEKKAELTGHEDWIKCLQFVTEEPHKNYILASGSQDRYVRLWRLKLNDLIDDSDEDPTKLVLLSNKQYKFELANGSRAAFSFEALIMGHDDWISGLQWHPSCKNIGQEHKLQLLTCTADTALMIWEMDPDSGIWVCVSRLGEMSVKGASTATGASGGFWSCLWFIDPSTNEHYVLASGKTGSFRVYKSDANGQSFESVLGITGAVRDVNDIKWSVNGDYFTATSLDQTTRLYAPWKREGIESWHEFARPQIHGYDMICYDNISPTKFVSGGDEKILRVFEMTKSISKLLQNLCGTQIVEENDQLPITASLPVLGLSNKAENQIEQGDQQDVDNEDNTPEAAEDVLASLSSPPVEEYLQRYTLFPELEKLYGHGYEISCCATSPNGNLIASACKSNSAKHAVIRVFNVAQDYQQSQQVLSGHNLTISSLEFSPDGKYLLAVSRDRQFSLWEVVNEQSASFKLVELNPKAHARILWDCSWLPVGDSFTTVSRDKQIKLWKVSNDKVEMMASTKLNDAVTSVSVYKGSLFNNQAIVAVGLEDGGISIFAVDAANPEFKLISILDKELTPSNRIEKLSFSNKLHNGKLLLGVGSKDTSARLYSIDSTIFI